The Lolium rigidum isolate FL_2022 chromosome 2, APGP_CSIRO_Lrig_0.1, whole genome shotgun sequence genomic interval ttatttatgttTCTTAGTTTATTTCATGCTTACTTtccatgttgatgtttcttgtttttattttgaatagttaggcttaatggaaaactacaaaaaattagagagctttatagtctttatcttgagttaggacatgaagtgttcgaagaaaaaattaaaaaacctatgaaactttatttgcatgctaatggcaatattATTAGtacgaattctttgaacaccattattgctaatgctatggaaaagtctaagcttagggaagctagttttcatgaaaaTGATCCTTTTACTTTCAccgctttagaggagaaaatttgtatgatgattacaatgatgaatatgatattttcagtccacctactattgaggagaaaattaattatgaatacaatatgtctcctatatctgatgattatggtgatgagaataataatgatagctattttgttgaattttctcccactataattaataagaatgactatacttatgtggagagtaataattattttattcatgtggCTCATGTTAAGAattttttatgtgatagttatattgttgagtttattcatgatgctactgaaacttattatgagagaggaaaatatgattgtagaagttttcatggtactaaaacacctctctatgtgctgaaagttttgaagttgttctcgttttatcttcctatgcttgtcactttgttctttgtggatttatttgtgtacaagatttctatgcaaaggaagtgggttaggcttaaatgtgtttcatattttctccttgatgtttcttcatttgataatacttgatgctcgctctttttctgcgcctagctgaaaggcgctaAGGAAAAAcagtcttgggagataacccatgtttattttctgtaatttttcttttgttgagtcttcgaagttattacctctgtaataacctcttcttatcatttttatttcgttttttgtgtcaagaatagcctctaataggaagaaagtaaaatttgggaaagttgctgtcctgaaaacatattttatgttgttaccataaaaattcgtagaaATAGCCAGTACGGAATTTTGACCTGTCATTTTTTAcgaatatgccccaggttattatctaactttcgttagttgaccactttgcgagataagcaacagaagattttcagacaaatcgatctttacctattTTTctgtttgacagatttctgcactatttgcatttgcctcttaaatctcttttttTAGTTCTGTTGAtaaaagagctttttgaaaggttactacagtagctaatgctttaatatatgtttgatatatgttatcactgaacccaagtggatttgtttattttaattgtactaatgctgctaataaagaattgtgtgaagttttgaatGAAGAAAATTtttaagtgtagggagagaagaaggatgtgatgagatgaagaatggacaaatactcaagcttggggatgcccctgcaccccaaaaatattcaagaggtacaagcgttaaagcttggggatgccttgcatcccctcttcatcaacaaagcaacaggccatctctctatgcgctatatttttattgcttcatacgctatgtgttgttcttggagtgtctttatttttgtttttgttttgttttattttgtttgctgtagcatatgttgtaTCCCGATACATTTtgtttttggagaaagacccgctccgtttaattgcatagaacgctctagttttcgttcttattgttctgcgagtgttctagttttctagtactgcgtttagctcttgttctttcacttgaattttgttcagagctcgttagtattctttatttatgtatgattagctctctggttcataatgtatttcatctctgagagctatttcaaataagttgattggtgttggatacgagtaaaatgtttcatgactatagtgatgcaaaaggaagcttgtctagactgtgccatagactttggcatgtcatgttggatgttattcttgtcatatgcttagtatttattgttgtagtatGACttatctcaaatagctgagaatgcatatataatgtgtcattgaaagaatcatgtgttgtttccatcataaaaacataatattgtggtattctcctttgatgctttattgggttgacttggcacattcttataccatgttatgactataactagTCAACTAaagtctatgatcatttagtttggacttgtaatatcactttatgctttgattgataatgttttgtcactatgcatgattatggccattattgctctcttagttggtcacttccagtcttttgctagcattTTTCTAtgttgagtatgaactctactcgtgcatccaatcaccatgaaacaaagtttgccaattgtgtccaccatatctacctagtagaattattgctattccaagtaattcatgatgtttttatttatctgccATATTAAATTTTAGCAtgcgaaaattagtcagtaaagcactcacggacttgatggcacatttactttcttgcacttaataaatatgatcattgtgcctatcttatgaagtttatatgtttgcaaattgcgagttgggagttagtataaccatgctttcatggggaacactttcgacattgcacttacaTTTATTTGATATCacattcttttgtttatggatgcctagcggtgtgaaaataaaatgaaaacttcACCTCAAGAAGTGGATTCAGTGTAGATTTAGAGGCAGAAGGGGATTAAGCCACCACACTACCCGCCGTGGCGCCGGCAGGGATGAACCTTTCGTTCCTCACCTGCGCCTACTTCATCTTGCAGCACTGAAAAGACACTAAGCAGGAAATCACTCGTGAAGGCCCGGGTGGGGAGTCGATGCTGTGAGAGACGCTCATGCTCCAGTCGCAGCGGCGTCACGCCGGATGTACGTAGCAACATCCGGAGGTCACGAACATGCTTTTAGCCGAATTGCGTCTTCTGTGGTGCCAGGTGTGAGATGCAAAGATGCCTTTGTGCGGATGGCCGAGTAGATGGCCGCAGCCCGCAGCTGCCGGGGCGTTGTGGGTTCTGGACTAGAGCACACGGCGGACACACCAATGCGCCGCGCGAGGTAGCCGGATGGGTGGGTTCGGGCCGTCGTCAGGGTCGACGATGCCGCCTCTTATGGCGCCAAATCTGCCGGCAAGAGACGCTTTGTGATGGTCATCTCTAACGAACGCATCAGCAGATGCGAGAAGGCCAGGGCGTGCCAGCGGCGCCCATTGCGACGAATAAACCCTAAGAGAAGTTGATTGATTTCTGCTGATCGAGCTCCTAGATCGGAGTATATATGAGTGCGAGAGCGCTGAACCCTAGGCTGGCAGAACTGGATGAATTTCTTGCAAGTCCACCTCGAGTCCGGCTATAAAAGGTGGGTCCTAGCAATGGACCCAGCCTATCAGCACAAAGCGGAGTGACAATATCAACTGTTGTTGGGCCGTGGGCCACGCGGCGCCACGAAGGAGACCGACCGAGTAGGGGAATCGAATCAACCAACGATGGATCAACGGAACTAACCACGCGCGTTATTCACTTTGGTGGTGGCATTGGCCAAAATTTAGACCGAAAATCATGGGCAATCCAAAAAGGACGAAAATAAtgaggagaaaccttacttcctttattagtagttaAAGAAAGATTAAAGATTAGGATATTTTGTGTGCTGACGGAACAACAGCATTTATTAGGATAAAAAAGCATGGTGTATAATCTACTAAATAAGTATTTATTAGGATTTTTTAAAATGTTACAATGAAGACACCCTATAAATATCTTGAAAGAAACATACACATATAGAAACACTGTACTTATATATGGGTGCACCCATTATTTGGGAAATAAATGTAATTTTATGTTCTTCTATGAATTCTGTCGTGACATAAATCTAAGAAAACAACATAACTATTTTATAACAGAAGGGATTCCTCTTTGGCAATGCCGTGTTTGAAACTATGCATGTTTGTATTATATAACAATGAAAGTCAAGTTATAATATTACACATGTTTAATATCATTAGATGCAAATAGTAAAAGTATTCAAATTCTTATGTTAAAGGTTGTATCATACAAACAACCTAATTTATGTTTAATGAAAAATTTatacaaaataaatgaaaaaatgTTTAGTATAAATGTGTGATGGTGAATTGTTTTCACTAGCCATTAGCTCACATAATTGATCAAATAAAAATGTACAAAAATAATAGAGTTTTCTCCAGAaattcgatgatgaagtggagtcGGAGATCGTAGAGAGTGGCGGGTCGTGGAATCCTTCCACGCTGTCGACGAAGAAGATCCAATTGGTGTTCGTGAAGAAGGGGCTTTTATATCTCATACAAACACAAATTGAAATTTACTAAATTACGAATCTTCAGAAAATTTAAGCTAGAATATTAGTTTGAATAATTCTTGTTTGATCTTGGACAGTAGCAATACTTCTTCACCCCGTAGTATGTGTAGCGTTAGGTTGCTCACTTCTTACATTTTTATTCATCGTACACGAATTCTATATTTTAAAATTGGAGATTAAGGAGGCCTTATTGGGTATCTCTTATTGTCccttttccaacaaaattggtgtcTCCTCAGTTGAAGTTTCCAAACTTTAGATATtttgattttacaagttttaaCACTACCTCCAGCGCTACCGGCCCACTGCCGCTCGTGGCTTCGTGACCCCTAGTACTCTCCCCAGTACTAGTTATGTACCAGGCCGGCAGTATCGCCTCATCCTCAGGTCGGTACCAGGCTGGTGCTACCAGGCCGGCCCGTTTCCCTCCCCAGGCCGCCTCCCACCCCATGCTTCGCTCGGCCGCGACTCGCCCACCCTGCCTTTCCCACTGGCGAGccctatatgccgaccaggtcgaCAGTTACCATGTGCCGCACCCCCGCACGCGATATGGGCCCGCCTGGTCGGCCTATttcatgttttttcttttttcttttttggtttttttgtttcctttttgtttcttaaagATTTTAAAATTATTTAAAGTGCATTTTTAAAAATAGTAAAATGTAACAAATATTTTATATTTAGAACCCTTAAAataaaatatgttcaaatttattttttaaaaaaaatattaaaataaaaaatatacaaaataaaaaatgtttaaaaataaaaaattcaaaactgggaaaaaattaatttttcaaaaaatcatattttcaaAATATTCAACTCGAAAAATCGtcaatttttaaaaatgttctttcaaatttgaaattcgtTCGAACTTAAAAgtcgttcaaatttgaatttttttcaaatttaacaaatttattttaaaaatattcatattttaaaatgttcatatttgtaAAAAAATAGATATTTTCTGGAAAAATCAGACTATGAAAAGTAAAATTGTCTGGACACTTCAGGTCTGGTTCACGGGATCCAGTTGTCCCCTGCATGATTCTGGTCGTCCGTCCGTCTCCGAGACTCCATCGGACAAGTCAGCTATAGCCATCACAAAAAAAATCTGATACAATAGCTTGTCTATTAGTCCGGCTCTAGTGAATATTTAAGTGTTTAATGTTGCATGCTTCGAGGTGGTCCAGCATGCAAAAGCATGCATGCACCTGCTTACCATCAGCTTACCGTCGACTGTAGGCTGCAAGTGGACGGCATACTCTCATTTTCTGTGCTGTAGCCGGGCGCTTAGCTAATCGCCcgctctcttctctctcatcgTGTCTCTCTCTTCCACCTCAGAATTTGCTGACATGGATTAGCTTATAGCCTGCTGATTAGgcattattgtacttgctcttaccaaAGGGAAAACGGTGGACTTCTTGATCGATGAGGAGAGAGTGTCATGGAACGTTCCTCTTCTGCGTACCTTTTTGAACAGTGTGTAGCAAATCAGGTGCTTCGGATTCCGCTCAGCGGTTATGGTGGTGATGACTTCCTATCTTGGCCCACAGCCGTTTTGAACAGTTTACGGTAGGGTCGGCGTATCATCTTGCACGCTCGGAGCAGGCAGCTATACGTCGTAGTGCGCGTGGCCGCAGTATGGGATCTGATTCTCTGGCTGATGCTATGTTCTGGAAGGTTTTGTGGGCGATCAAGGCTTCAGGAAAAATGTATATTACCTTATTGAGAGTTTCCGCACAATTGCCTCCCATCGGGACAAGAATTCCTGGCCGCTATGTGTTCATTGTTCTGCGGAGGAGAGTGTGGAGCATGCTGTGCTCCTCCGTTCTTTCGCGAGGGAGGTGTGTGGGATGATGTGAAGAAGAATTTTGGGGTTCAATTGAGCTGTAAGTTCTTTAATACCCACTAAGACTTGGCTGATGGAATTTTTTTCCAAGTGTAGCAGTTCCTAGACCACGGTGTTGGCTATCACTTTTTGGCATCTTGGGATACTCGAAACAAGATTCGAGAGGAGGGCTGTAGGGTTTCTCCTAATGGCGTTGCTGCTCGGATCAAGGCATATATTAAGTTCATGTTGATGCATTCTTCACTAAAAGACATCGTTCATAGTCGTGGGACCAATCAGGAGGTTTCTTGGTCGCACATATGGGCTGATCTATTTGAATGTTGATGCGGCTCTCTTCACTTTTTCTCAGTGCATGGGAGCGGGTGTTGTTGCTCGTGATCACCACATGGGCTTTCTTGCAGCAGCTGGTGAAAGTTTTCATTAGGTGGTGAATCCGGAGTTGGCTGAGGCTATGGCGATGAGATTTGCCGTTACTTGGGCTAAGGAGGAAGGTTTCAACATCCTTGTGGCCTCTGATTGTAGTATGTCGGTTGTACAACGTATCGAGTCGGAGGAACGGGATCGATCTGCCTGCGCCAAGGTGTTCAAGACATTTGTATTTTGATGTGTTGTTTTAAGTCTTTCTTTCTTGTTCGTCGTGTGTAGAACTTTGCTACGTACtattatttagagcatctccactcgtgcccccgtcgaggcccccggcgagcgttttttccatccggacggcgtaattcggtccagtcgcgcccccggttcctcattttcgtccggatttggcccttcatccatccggcgagcccacgccacccccggccccccggggagcgctcggggactccggacgagtgaaaagcggggaagggcccgatccgtcggtgactcgacgcacgaaccccaccgccacgtcgctcaaaatctccccacccctcgtatctctctcgccgccggcaccaccccgccggcttgttgcccgagattccgccgcccctccttcccacctgcctatattccgccgtctttggacgacggcctatctggctgctcttccgccggctctgttttccggcctgcttgctcctcgtcgctcgcggctcgggttgcctcgaccacgcccgtcggtgttcgtccatttgcctcgccggccatggactcggacgaagaggaggagcagatgttcgtcgagcttatgcaagaagagatggcagcagccgcccaagacgacgagcacatgatgatccttggttgcttggcaagcatgtacgccggaccggcaagccggtcgacgtggtgggtcggcacgaggtcgccggaagtgcaagccgagacagcgaatggagggctaccgcatgttgtacgccgactacttcgccgacaatccattgcacggtgagagtgttttccggcgtcgattcgggatgagcgaaagctatttcgcaaattgtgtatgccatccgccactttgatccctacttcggatgcaaggcggattgcactcggtttggttggattttcgtcacctgcagaagtgcacagtggctatgaggatgctggcgtatggagctcccggtgatactgcaggatgactatcttcggatggcggagtccaccgcccttgattgtttctaccggttctcggaggccgtcatagcggtgttcggggactatttcttgagatcacccatcgtcgaagacactcggaggatccttgcaacaaatgaagctaggggttttccaggggatgcttggaagcattgatcgcatgcattggcaatggaagaactgtccgtttgcgtggcgagggaatgtacaagggtcacaaaaaaggctgcactgtgatacttgaagcagtggctacccatgatctttggatttggcactctttctttggtatgcctggatccaacaatgacatcaacgtcctaaactgctccccggtcttttccaagcttgtagagggtcatgctcctccggtggactatgtgatcaatggtcggcactacaacaaaggatactaccttgcagacggtatctatccaaagtgggcaacatttgtgaagactatctccaaccctagcacccccaaactttgcgagtttgtcaagaaacaagaagcttgccgaaaagacgtcgagcgagcatttggtgtcctccaacaGAGATTtgtctgtcgtccggttccccgctatgacttggtccaaagatcagatgtgggaggtgatgaactgctgtgtgtgcctacacaatatgattattgaagatgagcgaaagcatccggttcctctggctgagcaagaagcaccatatgagagagagggtcctcttgcacagcctaatcaccgagtgcctccatcatgggccgccttcattgctatgcgccaggagattcgagactctacaatgcatcaggtgctgcaagatgatctggtggagcacatatggaggctccgaggcaacgccaacgtttgaaaaattgtgaaattgtgtgcttcatttgtttcagcacttgttaaacattgtactgattatcgccgaatttgtttcagcaattttcgtactcttgtttgccgaacttgttaaattttatgttgaatttgtttgaaatatgtcaaatggtcgaggttgggggtttcctgccggggggacggctggaacttcggcgctccccacgccaaatcttcatccaatccggacgaaaatttcgccggatttgagcgtggggagcgccaacgagtggggatgctcttagctcGCTCGATAGTGCTTTCTTGTAAGTCCCTTAATTTGGCGTGGTTTACCTCCAGAGTGTAGCTGGAAGACAATTTGTATTGACTATGTGTTGTGTTTTTGTGATCAATGAAGTACACCCGTTCTCTTATAAGAAACTTAAACACTTTTTTTTCATCGACATCTCAGCATGGTACAGATAAAAATAACATCTTACTATTGAAGTCTATCTACCCATTGACTGTTGCACCTTACATTTACATGGTTCTCTAAGTTCTCATACAGGCCTGCACATTTATTCTCCAACTTGGACATCTCGCTCACTGTACTAAAACAAACGGGCTGCGAGGAACAGCTGCACAGAACATAGAAACATGCTTACGAGGCGCTAAGCCTGAGCGACTGGAAGGAATGCTCGAGCTGAGCAGTCCCGCCGGCCGCCTGCCGGAGCAGGTTCTTCACCGAATCCACCCACTCCTGCATGTGCATCCTGCTCTCGCACTCGAACTCCACCAGGCCCTGCGCCGTCCTCAGCCCAAAGTGGCGCTTCTCCGATGCCGCCGTGGCAGAGTCTGGCATGCCGACGGAGCCGTgccccggccacggcgccggcgtgTCGTCGTGGACGCCGTACACGacgctcctcttcttcttggagAAGGCGCCGCCGACGTGCTTGCTCTTGAGCTTTACGATCACCTGAGACCTCTTGTTGATGTACACGGACACTCGCTTCCAGCGCAGCGCGCCTTTCCGGCCGCGCTTGAGGAGCGTCCCTTCCTTGCACCATATGTCCGCGCGGCAGCTGTCGTAGGGCGCCACCGCCGCTTTGCTCCTCGCCTCCCGATGCTCTCTCTGCCTCAGCGCCGTGGCTCCTCTCAGAGCTGCCACAGTTTAGCAATGTCACACACTTCGGCACGCGTAACAAACACATAGACAGACAGGCGCGGCAGCAGGGACGGACTGAGTATGCTCACCTGTGGCAGCTGCAGCGGTGAGGGTCATGAGATCGCCGGGGCTCCGAACTTCGACGGCGCCCTCAACGGCGGAGGCCACCTGGTCGTGATCGGCGCCGGCGAGCTCGGCAAACTCGATGCAGTGCGAGGCCAGGAGCTGCGTGGCGGATGCCAGCGCCGCGTCCATCTTGGCGTCCTCTGGGTCCTCCGGGCTCACAGTTCCCGCGGCGAGGGCAGCGACAGCGGCGGCCACGCTGGCCACGGAGACTGCGGCATGGACGCGCGCCCGCTCGGCACGAGCCTTGTCCACCCTGCTGCTCCCGTCCCTGTGGTGGAACCACCTGCCGATGGTGTGGTGGTGCGCGCAGATCGCGCTCCTGCTCCTGCTAGTCTGCACGTACAAATCGGCTTAATTTACAGAACTCTCCCACTGCATTTCAGGTTTGCTTGTAATCTTAGTATCTTACGCGCTTCTTGGGGCTCGGGTTAGTGCCGGAAGCGGCGGCGAGCGCGATCGTGTCCGGCATGAGCATCCCGGAGAGGCGATCGACGACGAAGTTGGAGCTCCGCctgccggccacgccgacgccgcCGACGGCAAGCACCTTGGATATGTCGGACGCGGACACGCTCCAAGACCGCGACAGGAACTCCATGGGCTCCATCGGCGTCTGCGGCGACTGAACTGTCGCCGGAGCACCGGTGCTGTCATTGAGCAGCAGGTGgtccctcctcttcatcctccccaACAAGTACCCTTCCATCCTCCTCAAGCTCGGTAACCGTCTAGTGTGCTGGCTATTGCAGACTGTAGTGTTCTTTGCTGCGTCCGGTCGGTGATCGATACACTGCCACGGGCCTCGCCGGCTATTTATGGAGCCGGGCGAGCGGAGGCCACACGAAGCACGGCAAAGAGGCTGTGTGGGCGGCAGGACACACCGAGACCTGGGTTTGTGACGGAGCTGCCGACCCTGTCGCGTGGCGGCGCCGGATCGGGCGACACGTAGCACTGTGACGGCGTCGCTTCCGGTTGCAGAGTGGCCATGACCGTCCCGGTACGCCGCACTGGACTGCTGGAGAGATGGGAGGCCGTGCAGGAGACAAGCTCGTCGGGATATGGCTACGTTCCGTGACGTATAAAATGTTCAACCAACGAAAGGACACCTCGGAATCGCCAGCCAGCCAGTCTTACATTCTTTGCAAATTTATTCGTTTTGCATCTGGGCTGGCCAAGCGGCCGCTGATCGATGAATCTCACGTGCGTGGGGACTTGGTCGGAGTAAACGGACACGAGTCACAACGTGGACGGGTAGGCAAACCTCCAACTGTCACTCGATTTGCCACGTGTCCAAAAATCAGTGCACTTCTACCCTTTGTCTTAAGATTAAGAGCATCTCACCCATTTCGAACATAAAATATATCTGATTTGCTCCATTTAGATTGGTCGGCGGACAAAAATAATGAGAAGTTTTTGGTATGTTGTCCAGGTGTAACGGCCAAACCCATTTTTCTAGattaatatctcatttatgaaaacttaatttatagagaacaaacaaaatagaaagccaaaataaaataaaagtgatAAAACATATCTACGTTTGCAT includes:
- the LOC124687465 gene encoding VAN3-binding protein-like, translating into MEGYLLGRMKRRDHLLLNDSTGAPATVQSPQTPMEPMEFLSRSWSVSASDISKVLAVGGVGVAGRRSSNFVVDRLSGMLMPDTIALAAASGTNPSPKKRTSRSRSAICAHHHTIGRWFHHRDGSSRVDKARAERARVHAAVSVASVAAAVAALAAGTVSPEDPEDAKMDAALASATQLLASHCIEFAELAGADHDQVASAVEGAVEVRSPGDLMTLTAAAATALRGATALRQREHREARSKAAVAPYDSCRADIWCKEGTLLKRGRKGALRWKRVSVYINKRSQVIVKLKSKHVGGAFSKKKRSVVYGVHDDTPAPWPGHGSVGMPDSATAASEKRHFGLRTAQGLVEFECESRMHMQEWVDSVKNLLRQAAGGTAQLEHSFQSLRLSAS